Proteins from one Mugil cephalus isolate CIBA_MC_2020 chromosome 15, CIBA_Mcephalus_1.1, whole genome shotgun sequence genomic window:
- the phldb1a gene encoding pleckstrin homology-like domain family B member 1 isoform X2 has translation MNRAAVWTQWRDGKSCMSLSNDLHVSDNSDCPADMDRMSRSKVGQGRQTHQVLQNTPLDLIETGKSLKVQAERPHLVSLGSGRLSTAITLLPLPEGRTTLGSEGTDIPLQGPGIAAQHCYIENHAGSITLFPCGNQCSVDGVHISKPYRLTQGCMLCFGQSAYFRFNHPEEAQRMKSMLPGGSHGLNTTKTLPSEPHGVLNGNHESFSSNNDSNISKMAKNLQDSLLLKTSSPSSSGFVKQPVPQPFPRDMLNGRNKSPAEISIYENIGSLGQNHDNKAPPVPPRSPHPNHSPVPHPRMSLSVAPSGTSGSQWAQESPTPRRNVRAEATSSPTPQSKGSGKRTESSSHKPSSIKFSPTTPSSPQLRGSSPQKKSHSPMREQSQYHSHVEVPQRLRTQDPNGSTSLRELPPVSPYMSCKETQGSTSSLSSQSFTGKSVPESPQCHRKLTTPSKAEAIRAMYAQSPSPLAGLEKELGSRQTRPGPASAMPGLNSVSGLSPLASPHNQRKTSCMTVKGSSSKEPSLTKPFTRERKNSISEISDNEDELLEYHRRQREERLREQEMEKLERQRLETILNLCADYNHEDSAADLVRSVLLGGARGTCSDTGAGMSLQGAERSQGVQENEEEIQREESSSTESTHQEREELFAGQEQVYLEEERSRTLARVDDLKHRVSELEQQLQETKQEVEMEQALLQAERRAEQEQVEAENKIISQLQLRLSQLDTATQKEKDKKAEALESGTKHFEELEFCQLEEESSLDEKKEAQSSQLLQERADYHCSVAKRKEKMATLEAQVKQLGLQASQDLERLTKERVVTLQLLQKEQDRHCALEKRYHTLTGGKNFPKANGNMPEELLHISEPDLVYVDGPPHSPCPSSASFSSSHIPSPELYPVRLQEEYLRLADVYRMYGNASVQPHSSSPAALHCLSLTVAPTLSCEEYITVSQLSHIFGMQRVDPSSSSSVPSFQLASSESAFTFNSTACGPSSFLSAQNQPELSRNALPPINLERWYQDIMAAGEPQSCPPPLPAKSFSSRRHGQLLKSKSDGEVGQASSSAHTSSAAAQPPSGGVTHEKNFSTKGLQLVLREMSNPLDMDSRRQLALQSKDPSPTVHHSILHHQSPPSGNQAYDTLSLESSDSMETSVSTGNSACTPESACGLETQRIEEMEKMLKEAQQEKARLMENREREVQARRQMLEEERRRREEAERRLQDETAHRQRLVEEEVKMREKHFSQARPMTRYLPNRKEEFDLRAHVESSGHNIDTCPFVILTEKMCKGHLVKMGGKIKSWKKRWFVFDRLKRNFCYYVDKHETKLKGLIYFQAIEEVYYDHLRSATKSPNPSLTFCVKTHDRLYYMVAPSPEAMRIWMDVIVTGAEGYTQFMS, from the exons ATGAATCGAGCTGCTGTCTGGACTCAGTGGAGAGATGGTAAGAGCTGCATGTCTCTCAGTAAC GACCTTCATGTGTCAGATAATTCTGACTGTCCTGCCGACATGGATCGCATGAGCAGGAGCAAAGTGGGACAGGGGCGACAGACGCATCAGGTCTTACAG aacACTCCTTTAGACCTGATTGAAACAGGCAAGTCCTTGAAAGTCCAGGCAGAGCGTCCCCACCTGGTCAGTCTGGGAAGTGGACGCTTGAGCACAGCCATCACTTTGCTACCTCTGCCAGAAG GAAGAACCACACTGGGAAGTGAGGGCACAGATATTCCCCTGCAGGGGCCTGGCATCGCAGCGCAGCACTGCTACATTGAAAACCATGCCGGCAGTATCACCTTGTTCCCATGTGGAAATCAGTGCTCTGTAGATGGTGTGCACATCTCTAAACCTTATCGCCTCACACAAG GGTGCATGCTGTGTTTTGGTCAGTCTGCCTATTTCCGCTTCAACCACCCGGAAGAGGCTCAGAGGATGAAGAGCATGCTGCCTGGAGGAAGCCACGGACTGAACACCACAAAAACGCTTCCTTCAG agCCCCACGGTGTCCTAAATGGGAACCATGAGTCTTTTTCAAGCAACAATGACTCCAATATtagcaaaatggcaaaaaacCTGCAGGACTCCTTGTTGCTGAAGACTTCATCACCCTCATCATCTGGGTTTGTTAAACAGCCTGTTCCTCAACCATTTCCCAGAGACATGCTAAATGGGAGAAACAAGTCCCCCGCAGAGATCTCCATTTATGAAAACATCGGCTCTCTGGGCCAGAACCATGACAACAAAGCCCCTCCTGTACCTCCCCGGTCCCCTCATCCCAACCACTCTCCTGTCCCCCATCCACGGATGTCACTTTCTGTGGCCCCAAGTGGTACTAGCGGAAGTCAGTGGGCCCAGGAGAGCCCAACGCCTCGAAGGAATGTAAGAGCAGAGGCTACATCAAGCCCCACACCGCAAAGCAAGGGGTCAGGAAAGAGGACAGAAAGCTCAAGTCACAAACCGTCCTCCATCAAATTTTCCCCAACAACTCCATCCAGCCCTCAATTAAGAGGTTCCTCCCCACAGAAGAAATCCCACAGCCCCATGCGAGAGCAGAGTCAGTATCACTCCCATGTGGAAGTCCCTCAGAGGCTCAGGACTCAGGACCCAAATGGGTCCACCAGTCTTAGAGAACTTCCTCCTGTCAGCCCTTACATGTCCTGCAAAGAGACTCAAGGCTCtacttcctccctttcctcGCAGAGCTTCACTGGTAAATCTGTCCCAGAGAGCCCCCAATGCCACCGCAAACTTACAACTCCTTCCAAAGCAGAAGCCATAAGGGCAATGTATGCCCAGAGTCCATCACCGCTCGCTGGCCTGGAGAAGGAGTTAGGGAGCAGACAGACAAGGCCAGGCCCAGCAAGTGCCATGCCAGGATTGAATTCTGTGTCTGGTTTGTCTCCTCTTGCAAGCCCTCACAACCAAAGAAAGACCTCCTGCATGACTGTAAAAGGATCCTCCAGCAAGGAACCCAGCCTAACAAAACCGTTCACCAGGGAACGCAAAAACAGCATCTCTGAGATCAGTGACAATGAGGACGAGTTGTTGGAATACCACCGCcggcagagagaggagaggctgcGTGAACAGGAAATGGAGAAACTG GAGCGACAGAGGCTGGAGACCATCCTGAACCTGTGCGCAGATTATAATCATGAGGACAGTGCTGCGGACCTGGTGAGGAGTGTTCTGCTGGGGGGTGCAAGAGGAACCTGCTCGGACACAGGAGCAGGGATGTCGCTTCAGGGAGCAGAGAGATCCCAGGGGGTGCAAGAGAACGAGGAGGAAATCCAGAGAGAGGAGTCGAGCAGCACAGAGAGCACACATCAAGAG AGAGAAGAGCTGTTTGCTGGGCAAGAGCAGGTctacctggaggaggagaggagcaggacCTTAGCCAgggttgatgacctgaagcacAGAGTCAGTGaactggagcagcagctgcaagAGACCAAACAGGAG gtggagatggagcaggCCCTGCTGCAGGCAGAGAGGAGGGCAGAGCAGGAGCAGGtggaagctgaaaacaaaatcatctctcagctgcagctcagactcAGCCAGCTGGACACGGCCACccagaaagaaaaggacaag AAAGCTGAAGCTTTGGAGTCTGGGACCAAGCACTTTGAGGAGCTGGAGTTCtgccagctggaggaggagagcagtCTGGATGAGAAGAAGGAAGCTCAGAGCTCGCAGCTTCTGCAAGAGCGAGCTGATTATCACTGCAGTGTGGCCAAGAGGAAG GAGAAGATGGCCACTCTAGAAGCTCAGGTGAAGCAGCTGGGGCTACAGGCGTCTCAAGACCTTGAAAGGCTGACAAAGGAAAGGGTGGTTACTCTGCAGCTCTTACAGAAG GAGCAAGACAGGCATTGTGCCCTGGAGAAGAGATACCACACCCTGACAGGAGGGAAAAACTTTCCAAAGGCCAACGGCAACATGCCAGAG GAATTGCTTCACATCAGCGAACCTGACCTTGTTTATGTGGACGGTCCTCCTCATAGCCCCTgtccctcctctgcctccttctcctcctctcacatcCCCTCCCCTGAACTCTATCCTGTCAGGCTACAAGAG GAGTACCTCAGGCTGGCTGATGTCTATAGGATGTATGGGAATGCTTCTGTGCAGCCTCACTCTTCCTCCCCTGCTGCTCTCCACTGCCTCTCCCTTACTGTCGCTCCAACTCTGTCATGTGAG GAGTACATCACAGTCAGTCAGTTGAGCCACATCTTCGGCATGCAGAGAGTCgacccctcctcttcctcctctgttccaTCATTCCAACTTGCCTCCTCTGAATCCGCCTTCACATTCAACTCCACTGCATGTGgtccttcctcctttctctctgctCAG AACCAGCCTGAGCTGAGCAGGAATGCATTGCCTCCTATTAATCTCGAGCGCTGGTACCAGGACATCATGGCTGCTGGAGAGCCTCAGTCATGTCCTCCACCGCTGCCTGCAAAGTCTTTTTCCTCACGCAGACATGGGCAG CTGTTGAAGTCTAAGTCAGATGGAGAGGTTGGACAGGCATCATCGAGCGCTCATACGAGCAGCGCGGCAGCCCAGCCACCCTCAGGTGGTGTTACACATGAGAAAAATTTCTCCACCAAG GGGTTACAGTTAGTGCTGAGAGAGATGTCGAACCCATTAGACATGGACTCCAGGAGGCAGCTGGCCCTGCAGAGCAAAG ATCCCTCTCCCACAGTCCACCACTCCATCCTGCACCATCAGTCGCCACCAAGTGGGAACCAGGCATATGACACACTGAGCCTGGAGAGCTCAGACAGCATGGAGACCAGCGTCTCCACCGGCAACTCTGCCTGTACCCCAGAAAG TGCCTGTGGATTAGAGACCCAGAGGAtagaagagatggagaagatgttGAAGGAAGCGCAGCAGGAGAAAGCCCGACTGATGGAGAACCGA GAGAGGGAGGTTCAGGCTCGGCGGCAGATGTtggaggaggagcggaggaggcgagaggaggccgagaggaggctgcaggatGAGACGGCCCACAGGCAGAGGCTggtggaagaggaggtgaagatgagagagaaacactTCTCTCAG GCCCGTCCGATGACGCGCTATCTGCCGAATCGCAAGGAGGAGTTTGACCTGCGTGCCCACGTGGAGTCATCCGGCCACAACATAGACACCTGCCCCTTTGTCATCCTCACAGAGAAAATGTGCAAGGGCCACCTGGTGAAGATGGGGGGCAAAATCAAATCGTGGAAGAAACGCTGGTTCGTTTTTGACCGTCTCAAGAGGAACTTCTGTTATTACGTGG acaAGCACGAGACCAAGCTGAAAGGGCTCATTTACTTCCAGGCAATTGAGGAGGTTTATTATGATCACCTGCGCAGCGCCACCAAG AGTCCCAACCCATCTTTGACCTTCTGCGTAAAAACCCACGACCGGCTTTACTACATGGTGGCCCCGTCCCCGGAGGCCATGAGGATCTGGATGGATGTCATAGTAACGGGTGCAGAGGGCTACACACAGTTCATGAGCTAA